Proteins from a genomic interval of Bacteroidota bacterium:
- a CDS encoding DUF411 domain-containing protein yields the protein MRPVLPLLLGALVFLSGCRSEAQTPSVTVYKTPTCGCCGLWADHMVESGFEVETIEVSSTADTRARLGVPDELASCHTAIVGDYVVEGHVPAGDVRRLLAERPPEAIGIAVPGMPIGSPGMEVEGRPAQRYQVMMFTRDGRAAVFAEH from the coding sequence ATGCGACCCGTCCTTCCCCTCCTGCTTGGTGCCCTCGTCTTCCTCTCCGGGTGCCGGTCCGAAGCCCAGACTCCGTCCGTGACGGTCTACAAAACACCGACCTGCGGCTGCTGCGGCCTCTGGGCCGACCACATGGTCGAGTCCGGGTTCGAGGTCGAGACCATCGAGGTCTCCAGCACGGCCGACACCCGCGCCCGCCTCGGCGTGCCGGACGAACTCGCGTCCTGCCACACGGCTATCGTCGGCGACTACGTGGTCGAGGGCCATGTGCCGGCCGGCGACGTGCGGCGGCTCCTCGCCGAGCGGCCGCCGGAGGCCATCGGCATCGCCGTGCCGGGCATGCCGATCGGCTCGCCGGGGATGGAGGTCGAGGGCCGACCGGCGCAGCGCTACCAGGTGATGATGTTCACCCGCGACGGGCGCGCGGCCGTCTTCGCCGAGCACTAG
- a CDS encoding diaminopimelate decarboxylase: MTGTSTPPSVWTTRDAASDLARVLRQALRQDALGAEPAAVFHDLGALRAKVQRLQHLFPAGTLHAVAIKANPLIEVLREIADLGAGLEAASREEVHCALAAGCLPERIVYNSPAKRTEDLAEALRLGLQINADTFEELARIDDLLGSVETASTVCLRVNPLVGSGTIAITSVANRTSKFGVFLDNDAPIVEAFRRYSWLSGLHLHVGSQGCEVAMLVEAARVILDLRARIHTALGRTQITTLNMGGGLPWAYREEATPPSPEHYVAMLREDCPELFDGDLRLVTEFGRSVQAGCGWAASRVEYVKEDRDPRMAVIHLGADFLMRTAYHPDDWPHRLSVLTPGGEVKTGDLVPQTIAGPLCFSGDIIARGRMLPRIEPGDWVLVHDAGAYTLGMWSRHCSRGLPLVLGYDDAGTAFKTLRRRETPDDVVAFWSV, encoded by the coding sequence ATGACGGGTACTTCGACGCCTCCCTCCGTTTGGACAACCCGAGACGCGGCCTCTGACCTCGCGCGCGTCCTGCGCCAAGCGCTCAGACAGGACGCGCTCGGTGCGGAGCCGGCCGCCGTTTTTCACGACCTCGGTGCGCTGCGGGCCAAAGTCCAACGCCTGCAGCACCTTTTTCCCGCCGGCACCCTGCACGCAGTCGCGATCAAGGCCAACCCGCTGATCGAGGTGCTCCGCGAGATCGCGGATCTCGGTGCCGGCCTCGAGGCGGCGTCGAGGGAAGAGGTGCACTGCGCGCTCGCAGCCGGCTGCCTGCCGGAGCGTATCGTCTACAACTCGCCCGCCAAGCGCACCGAGGACCTCGCCGAGGCCCTCCGTCTCGGCCTCCAGATCAACGCCGACACGTTCGAAGAGCTGGCCCGCATCGACGACCTGCTCGGCTCGGTGGAGACGGCGAGCACGGTCTGCCTGCGCGTCAACCCTCTCGTCGGTAGCGGAACGATCGCCATCACAAGCGTCGCTAACCGGACCTCGAAGTTCGGCGTGTTCCTAGACAACGACGCACCCATCGTCGAGGCGTTTCGGCGCTACTCGTGGCTGAGCGGGCTCCACCTCCACGTCGGGAGCCAGGGCTGCGAGGTGGCGATGCTGGTCGAGGCCGCGCGCGTGATCCTCGACCTGAGGGCGCGCATCCACACGGCGCTCGGCCGCACCCAGATCACGACGCTCAACATGGGCGGCGGCCTGCCCTGGGCGTACCGGGAAGAGGCCACGCCGCCATCGCCGGAGCACTACGTCGCGATGCTGAGAGAGGACTGCCCCGAGTTGTTCGACGGTGACCTCCGCCTCGTCACCGAGTTTGGGCGCTCCGTGCAGGCCGGCTGCGGCTGGGCCGCGAGCCGCGTCGAGTACGTCAAGGAGGACCGCGACCCGCGCATGGCCGTGATCCACCTGGGGGCGGATTTTCTCATGCGCACAGCCTACCACCCCGACGACTGGCCCCACCGGCTCTCGGTGCTGACCCCAGGGGGCGAGGTCAAAACCGGCGACCTCGTGCCGCAAACGATTGCCGGCCCGCTCTGCTTCTCGGGCGACATCATCGCGCGCGGACGGATGCTGCCTCGGATCGAACCGGGCGACTGGGTGCTGGTCCACGATGCGGGAGCCTACACGCTCGGCATGTGGTCGCGCCACTGCAGCCGGGGCTTGCCGCTCGTGCTGGGCTACGACGACGCAGGAACCGCCTTCAAGACGCTCCGCCGCCGGGAGACGCCCGACGACGTCGTCGCCTTCTGGAGCGTGTGA
- a CDS encoding peptidoglycan DD-metalloendopeptidase family protein, producing the protein MPGDALAAYRLRDGRGLEPCPQTLAIAAWLAENRGAPIVTPDPSTAPVLVFDFSTSSTEWAADALSGPMLASEEIERRMREAAAEVGVGRYDEVRGVYTAAQFQTAGEARTVHLGLDLFQPAGVPVFAPLGGTVHSFADNALPLDYGPTVILEHRPDGCPPFWTLYGHLSRASLRGLAEGDSVEAGQRIGALGTPEENGGWAPHLHVQLITDLLGRRGDFPGVGTAEERSVWTSLCPDPNLLLRIPASAFHGARSS; encoded by the coding sequence GTGCCCGGCGACGCCCTCGCGGCCTACCGCCTCCGCGACGGGCGCGGCCTGGAGCCGTGCCCTCAAACGCTGGCCATCGCCGCGTGGCTAGCAGAGAATCGGGGCGCGCCCATCGTCACCCCCGACCCGAGCACAGCACCTGTCCTGGTGTTCGACTTCAGCACGAGCAGCACCGAGTGGGCGGCCGACGCGCTTTCGGGGCCGATGCTGGCGTCGGAGGAGATCGAGCGGCGGATGCGCGAGGCGGCGGCCGAGGTCGGGGTCGGCCGCTACGACGAAGTACGGGGGGTCTACACCGCCGCGCAGTTCCAGACGGCAGGCGAGGCGCGCACGGTCCACCTGGGCCTCGACCTGTTCCAGCCTGCGGGGGTGCCCGTCTTCGCTCCGCTCGGCGGGACTGTCCACAGCTTCGCCGACAACGCGCTTCCGCTCGACTACGGCCCAACTGTGATCCTCGAACACCGGCCCGACGGATGCCCGCCGTTCTGGACGCTCTACGGTCACCTCAGCCGGGCCTCGCTCCGAGGTCTCGCCGAAGGCGATTCGGTGGAAGCCGGGCAGCGCATCGGAGCGCTGGGCACGCCGGAGGAAAACGGCGGCTGGGCTCCCCATCTCCACGTCCAGCTCATCACCGACCTACTCGGACGGCGCGGCGACTTCCCCGGCGTCGGAACGGCCGAGGAGCGCAGCGTCTGGACCTCGCTCTGCCCGGATCCGAACCTGCTGCTTCGCATCCCGGCTTCGGCGTTCCACGGCGCGCGAAGTAGCTAG
- a CDS encoding periplasmic heavy metal sensor, translating to MRPLLFLLFLAALPATAQHDHQRHYAAYADDADRAIKALSSQETTGLLEGRGLGLAMAAELNRYPGPLHVLELADSLGLSPEQHAEAQRLFDGVQAEARPLGAQIVEMERHLDALFAGGAATPEDVARITSHLGEARGRLRAVHLSAHIAMRNALTPNQTAAYDRLRGYTN from the coding sequence ATGCGGCCTCTCCTTTTTCTGCTATTCCTCGCTGCACTCCCGGCGACGGCTCAGCACGATCACCAGCGCCACTATGCGGCCTACGCCGATGACGCAGACCGGGCCATCAAAGCGCTCTCCAGCCAGGAAACGACAGGGCTGCTCGAAGGGCGCGGCCTCGGGCTAGCGATGGCGGCGGAACTCAACCGCTATCCCGGCCCGCTCCACGTCCTCGAGCTCGCCGACAGCCTCGGCCTCTCTCCAGAGCAGCACGCTGAGGCGCAGCGCCTCTTCGACGGCGTCCAGGCCGAGGCGCGGCCTCTGGGCGCTCAGATCGTTGAGATGGAGCGCCACCTTGACGCTCTTTTCGCGGGCGGCGCGGCGACCCCGGAAGACGTGGCGCGTATCACCAGCCACCTCGGCGAAGCGCGAGGACGGCTGCGGGCCGTCCACCTGAGCGCCCACATCGCGATGCGGAACGCGCTCACGCCGAACCAGACTGCCGCCTATGACCGCCTGCGCGGCTACACGAACTGA